The genomic segment CCGCCGGAACTGCTCCAGGCGAAATAATAGTAGACCGCGGAACCGGACACCAGCCTGCCAACCCCGGACGGCTGCTGCAGATTATCAAGAACAAGTTTCCGGTCGGACTGAAGCTGGCGGCCCAGCTCGGCCTGCCCGGTTATCCCGAAAAAAGGGTATAAAGCGAGGCGGCTTTTGCCGGAAGTTACTTCCAGCGTTGATTTCGGCAGCAGTTTCTGGCGGGCGGGTTTCCACCCGGCCGGCAAAGTCATGGACAGGGTGCGGCAATCCGAATAAAAAACTCCGGCCACGGCGTTTGCTGCGAAAAACGCCAGGAAAACAATTGCCGGAAAAGCAAGAAAAAATCTGCGCAAGAGGGTTCCCGTGACTATTTCGTGACTATTTTAAAAGAAAATTATAACATTTCCGCACCGGCACCATAAATGATATCATATATGGCAAGAGGAAGGGGGGGGAAGGCATTGTCATGAAATACCTTATAATTTACGCGCATCCGAATCCGAAAAGCTTTTGCGCGGCGGTGCGTGATACACATATCGCCGCGCTTGCGCAGGCGGGTAATGAAACCGAACTGCTCGACCTGTACGCCGAAAATTTCAAGGCCGCGCTTGACAGCGCGGATTTCTCCGCATTCGCCGCGAACACTCTGCCGGACGATATAAAAACCGCGCAGGCCAAAATAGCCCGCGCAGACATGATAACACTGATTTACCCGATCTGGTGGATGTCGTTTCCCGCCATATTAAAAGGTTTTATTGACAGGGTGTTTCTGAAAGGGTTCGCCTACGACTATACGCCGCAGGGCCCCAGGGGCCTGTTGTCCGGCAAGCAGATCATTATTTTC from the Elusimicrobiaceae bacterium genome contains:
- a CDS encoding NAD(P)H-dependent oxidoreductase, producing MKYLIIYAHPNPKSFCAAVRDTHIAALAQAGNETELLDLYAENFKAALDSADFSAFAANTLPDDIKTAQAKIARADMITLIYPIWWMSFPAILKGFIDRVFLKGFAYDYTPQGPRGLLSGKQIIIFNTAGGSKNEYEKSGNRTCIEHLASDGIFRFSGLRVTRHVFLYEVPFVADRDRREMLESVRDFTLKLNPAAKPGV